In Betaproteobacteria bacterium, the following proteins share a genomic window:
- a CDS encoding pirin family protein, with amino-acid sequence MLELRRSQDRGHANHGWLDSFHSFSFADYHDPRHMGFGALRVINEDRVQPGMGFGTHGHRDMEIISYVLEGALEHKDSMGNGSVIRPGDVQRMSAGTGVRHSEFNPSAGEGVHFLQIWIEPGVRGAAPGYEERNFNAASKRGRLALIASPDGREGSVTIHQDALVFAALLDGAETAVHALAPGRKAYVHVARGEVTVNGQPLSAGDALKANGESEVRLEKGRGAEILVFDLA; translated from the coding sequence GTGTTGGAGCTTCGCCGCAGCCAGGACCGGGGCCACGCCAACCACGGGTGGCTCGATTCGTTTCATTCCTTCTCGTTCGCCGACTACCACGACCCTCGCCACATGGGGTTTGGTGCCCTGCGCGTCATCAACGAGGACCGGGTTCAGCCCGGGATGGGCTTCGGCACCCACGGTCACCGCGACATGGAAATCATCAGCTACGTCCTCGAAGGCGCGCTCGAGCACAAGGACAGCATGGGCAACGGCTCCGTGATCCGCCCCGGCGATGTCCAGCGCATGAGCGCCGGGACGGGCGTTCGGCACAGCGAATTCAACCCCTCGGCCGGCGAGGGCGTGCATTTCCTGCAGATCTGGATCGAGCCGGGCGTTCGCGGCGCCGCCCCGGGATACGAGGAAAGGAACTTCAACGCCGCCTCCAAGCGCGGTCGGCTCGCCCTCATTGCCTCTCCGGACGGGCGCGAGGGCTCGGTCACGATCCACCAGGACGCGCTCGTTTTCGCCGCGCTTCTCGACGGCGCCGAGACCGCCGTCCATGCGCTCGCTCCGGGACGCAAGGCCTATGTGCACGTCGCGCGCGGGGAAGTCACGGTGAACGGCCAGCCGCTTAGTGCCGGTGACGCGCTCAAGGCCAATGGCGAGAGCGAGGTCCGTCTCGAAAAGGGCCGGGGCGCCGAGATCCTGGTGTTCGACCTCGCCTAG
- the gluQRS gene encoding tRNA glutamyl-Q(34) synthetase GluQRS, with product MVREATRGSARGRLPALVKAAVDYVGRFAPSPTGPLHFGSLVAAVASWLDARAAGGRWHLRIEDVDAPRTVPGAEDAILRTLDALGLAWDGPVVRQRDRTARYEEALDILRDRGLTYRCRCSRREIADSGVHGIDGVVYPGTCRHAAIPAGTPGADRFVVGDDVVVFEDRVQGRFEQRLCADIGDFVVHRRDGLFAYQLAVVVDDADLGVTDVVRGADLLDSTPRQAALQRALGLPAPRYLHLPVATRGREKLSKQTLAPAIDPAFGADALLCALAFLGQEVCASGRPAAILEEAARRWDTARIPRGRTLEFTGQ from the coding sequence ATGGTTCGTGAAGCGACTCGAGGATCCGCTCGTGGCCGCCTCCCTGCTCTCGTGAAGGCCGCCGTGGATTACGTCGGCCGCTTCGCGCCCTCCCCCACCGGGCCGCTGCATTTCGGCTCGCTCGTCGCGGCCGTGGCGAGCTGGCTCGATGCGCGCGCTGCGGGCGGCCGATGGCACCTGCGCATCGAGGATGTGGACGCGCCCCGCACCGTCCCCGGCGCGGAAGACGCGATCCTGCGCACACTGGACGCCCTGGGCCTCGCCTGGGATGGCCCGGTGGTGCGCCAGCGCGATCGAACGGCCCGCTATGAGGAGGCGCTCGACATCCTGCGCGACCGCGGACTCACCTATCGCTGCCGCTGCTCGCGCAGGGAAATCGCCGATTCCGGCGTGCACGGCATCGACGGCGTCGTCTATCCCGGCACCTGCCGGCACGCGGCCATTCCCGCGGGCACGCCGGGCGCGGATCGCTTCGTCGTCGGGGACGATGTCGTCGTGTTCGAGGATCGCGTGCAAGGCCGGTTCGAACAGCGCCTTTGCGCCGACATTGGCGATTTTGTCGTGCATCGCCGCGACGGACTCTTCGCCTACCAGCTCGCCGTGGTGGTCGATGATGCCGATCTGGGCGTGACCGACGTCGTGCGCGGCGCGGACCTCCTCGATTCCACGCCCCGGCAGGCGGCCCTGCAGCGAGCACTGGGGCTTCCCGCTCCCCGTTACCTGCATCTTCCCGTGGCGACCCGCGGCCGCGAGAAACTCTCCAAGCAGACCCTGGCCCCGGCCATCGACCCGGCCTTCGGGGCGGACGCCCTGCTCTGCGCGCTGGCGTTTCTCGGACAGGAGGTCTGCGCTTCGGGGCGCCCCGCCGCGATTCTCGAGGAGGCGGCAAGGCGGTGGGATACCGCCCGGATACCGCGCGGGCGGACACTGGAATTCACCGGGCAGTGA
- a CDS encoding gamma-glutamyltransferase family protein yields the protein MPLLAKNVVATSQPLAAQAGLQALAKGGNAVDAALAAAITLTVVEPTSNGIGSDAFAILWDGEKLVGLNASGRAPAGWTPERFKGRTAMPVHGWDAVTVPGCVSAWATLSQRYGKLPFPDLFQAAIRYARDGFMVSPITAMNWARQAPNFKSFSEFAWTFLPKDRAPRPGERFYCPQQAETLEEIAATKGESFYRGMLAERIAMASKADEGAHTLADFSAHRCDWVEPLSVEYRGYRLHEIPPNGQGIVALMALGILRQFDLAALPVDGADSLHLQIEAMKLAFADAYRYVSDPATMEFDAALLLEDGYLAERAKAIDMKRAQNPPPGEPRAGGTIYLTTADASGMMVSYIQSNYMGFGSGVVVPGTGISMQNRGAGFSLKPGHPNLVGSGKRPFQTIIPGFLTKDGKPVMSFGVMGGQMQPQGHTQMVTRIVDYHQNPQVASDGPRWIVNNDFSVSFEAPRFAPGVLDELKARGHRVVDPEAAMFGFGGAQLIWRLDDGYCAGSDHRKDGHAVGF from the coding sequence ATGCCGCTGCTCGCGAAGAACGTCGTCGCCACCTCGCAGCCGCTCGCCGCGCAGGCGGGGCTGCAGGCGCTTGCGAAGGGTGGCAATGCGGTCGACGCCGCGCTCGCCGCGGCAATCACGCTCACCGTCGTCGAACCGACCTCCAACGGGATCGGGTCGGACGCCTTCGCAATCCTCTGGGACGGCGAGAAGCTGGTGGGCCTCAACGCCTCCGGCCGTGCACCGGCGGGATGGACGCCGGAGCGCTTCAAGGGCCGCACCGCGATGCCCGTTCACGGGTGGGACGCCGTCACCGTGCCCGGCTGTGTTTCGGCCTGGGCCACGCTGTCGCAGCGCTACGGAAAGCTGCCCTTCCCGGACCTTTTCCAGGCGGCGATCCGCTACGCGCGCGATGGCTTCATGGTTTCCCCGATCACGGCCATGAACTGGGCGCGTCAGGCGCCCAACTTCAAGAGTTTCTCGGAATTCGCGTGGACGTTCCTCCCCAAGGACCGCGCGCCGCGCCCCGGCGAGCGCTTCTATTGCCCGCAGCAGGCCGAGACGCTCGAGGAGATCGCGGCCACGAAGGGCGAGAGCTTCTACCGCGGCATGCTCGCCGAGCGCATCGCCATGGCCTCAAAGGCGGACGAGGGTGCGCACACGCTCGCCGATTTCTCCGCCCACCGCTGCGATTGGGTCGAGCCGCTCTCGGTCGAGTACCGAGGCTACCGGCTGCACGAGATCCCGCCGAACGGGCAGGGCATCGTCGCGCTCATGGCGCTGGGCATCCTGAGGCAATTCGACCTCGCGGCGCTCCCGGTGGACGGCGCCGACAGCCTGCACCTGCAGATCGAGGCGATGAAACTCGCGTTCGCGGATGCCTACCGTTACGTGTCGGACCCGGCGACCATGGAATTCGACGCGGCGTTGCTGCTTGAGGACGGCTACCTGGCCGAGCGCGCCAAGGCGATCGACATGAAGCGCGCGCAGAACCCGCCGCCGGGCGAGCCGCGCGCGGGCGGCACGATCTACCTCACGACGGCGGATGCGAGCGGCATGATGGTTTCCTACATCCAGTCGAACTACATGGGTTTCGGCTCCGGTGTCGTGGTGCCTGGCACCGGCATCTCGATGCAGAACCGCGGGGCGGGCTTCTCGCTCAAGCCCGGGCACCCCAACCTTGTCGGCTCCGGCAAGCGCCCCTTTCAGACGATCATCCCCGGCTTCCTCACGAAGGACGGCAAGCCCGTGATGAGCTTCGGCGTGATGGGCGGGCAGATGCAGCCGCAGGGCCACACGCAGATGGTCACGCGCATCGTGGATTATCACCAGAACCCGCAGGTCGCGAGCGACGGGCCGCGCTGGATCGTGAACAACGACTTCAGCGTGAGCTTCGAGGCACCGCGCTTCGCGCCCGGCGTGCTCGACGAACTCAAGGCGCGCGGTCACCGGGTCGTGGACCCCGAAGCCGCGATGTTCGGTTTCGGCGGAGCCCAGCTTATCTGGCGCCTGGACGACGGCTACTGCGCCGGCTCGGACCACCGCAAGGACGGCCACGCCGTCGGCTTCTGA
- a CDS encoding efflux RND transporter periplasmic adaptor subunit, which yields MTAPDTPGRARTTAMFFRKSNATVIDAAVRAPRRLAKPLIAVALVLVAGSLVAFRVSSARKDDPAKAPAPVLEFTSADIAIVELRSLARTIPISGSLSPVAQSTVRSKVPGEVRKVLVREGEKVAQGQLLAEIDPVDILARLDVQVAALEESKARLSIASKNRDNAIKLHKQGFISQNALDTTQSGFEAAAAAVNSAEAQVRLARNAMHDAAVRAPIDGIVARKMVNAGEKVGVDGALFAIVDLAKLEVEAPVPAAEIPGIRAGQVASLRVDGFGDREFVGRLERINPTAEQSSRAITVYLSVSNRDGALRGGMFAKGILVLDPGEPMPVIPATAVREEAGQAFVYTIEQGRIGRRAVTMGQREDEAGLVQVRSGLEKGVTVVSSRATGLKQGAPAILKGSLAPARKAS from the coding sequence ATGACTGCGCCCGACACCCCGGGGCGCGCCAGGACGACCGCCATGTTCTTCCGGAAATCGAACGCTACCGTCATCGACGCCGCCGTGCGAGCGCCCCGCCGGCTGGCCAAACCTCTGATCGCGGTCGCCCTGGTTCTCGTCGCCGGCTCGCTCGTCGCGTTCCGCGTGAGTTCCGCCAGGAAAGACGATCCCGCGAAGGCCCCGGCCCCGGTCCTGGAATTCACGTCCGCCGACATCGCCATTGTCGAGCTGCGCAGCCTTGCGCGCACGATCCCGATTTCGGGTTCGCTTTCGCCCGTGGCGCAATCGACGGTCCGCTCGAAAGTCCCGGGAGAGGTCCGCAAGGTGCTCGTGCGCGAAGGCGAAAAGGTGGCGCAGGGCCAGTTGCTCGCCGAGATCGACCCCGTGGACATCCTGGCCCGCCTCGACGTGCAGGTCGCCGCCCTCGAGGAGTCGAAAGCGCGGCTTTCGATCGCGTCGAAGAACCGCGACAACGCGATAAAGCTGCACAAGCAGGGCTTCATTTCGCAGAACGCCCTGGACACGACGCAGAGCGGCTTCGAGGCCGCTGCCGCCGCCGTGAATTCCGCCGAGGCACAGGTCCGTCTCGCGCGCAACGCGATGCATGATGCCGCCGTGCGCGCCCCCATCGACGGCATTGTGGCGAGAAAGATGGTCAACGCGGGCGAGAAGGTGGGCGTCGACGGTGCCCTGTTCGCGATCGTCGACCTCGCGAAACTGGAGGTCGAGGCGCCCGTCCCTGCCGCGGAAATCCCCGGAATTCGCGCCGGGCAGGTTGCCTCGCTGCGCGTCGACGGGTTCGGCGATCGCGAGTTCGTCGGGCGCCTGGAGCGCATCAATCCGACGGCCGAGCAGTCCTCGCGCGCGATCACGGTATACCTGTCGGTTTCCAACCGCGACGGGGCGCTTCGGGGCGGCATGTTCGCCAAGGGCATCCTCGTCCTCGATCCGGGCGAGCCGATGCCCGTCATCCCGGCAACGGCCGTCCGGGAAGAGGCCGGCCAGGCGTTCGTGTACACGATCGAGCAAGGCAGAATCGGACGTCGCGCCGTGACGATGGGCCAGCGCGAGGACGAGGCCGGGCTCGTGCAGGTGCGCAGCGGCCTCGAGAAAGGCGTGACGGTCGTGAGTTCGCGAGCGACAGGATTGAAGCAGGGAGCGCCGGCGATCCTGAAGGGTTCCCTCGCGCCCGCGCGCAAGGCGAGCTGA
- a CDS encoding pirin family protein, with product MQAAASRAVERVIHSQPASAGTFSVRRALPDRERQSVGPWVFLDHFGPFRVAVGDEGVGPHPHAGIETVTYLLTGRNEHRDSAGHEGIVTAGGAQWMTAGRGIVHSERPLADGAGEVIQHGIQLWISLPRALKMMPPRYRAIDAAAIAETRVPGAELRVVAGEIAGVKGPADTLMPVFLAHASVEAGATVNIDIAACHEAAAYVIDGEGGFGAGGEAKAATGDLVVFANAAGALVVANTGTKALELMVLGGAPAEGPLVFHGPFVMNSMEQVRAAEIAFRTGRMGTLG from the coding sequence ATGCAAGCTGCCGCTTCCCGCGCCGTCGAGCGCGTCATCCATTCCCAGCCCGCTTCCGCCGGCACCTTCAGCGTGCGCCGCGCACTGCCGGACCGCGAGCGCCAGTCGGTGGGGCCGTGGGTCTTCCTCGACCACTTCGGGCCCTTCCGCGTAGCCGTTGGCGACGAGGGCGTGGGCCCTCATCCCCATGCAGGCATCGAGACCGTCACCTATCTCCTGACCGGACGCAACGAGCACCGCGATTCCGCGGGGCACGAGGGAATCGTCACGGCCGGGGGCGCGCAATGGATGACGGCGGGGCGCGGCATCGTGCACTCGGAGCGCCCCCTTGCCGACGGGGCGGGAGAGGTGATCCAGCACGGCATCCAGCTCTGGATCTCGCTGCCGCGGGCGCTCAAGATGATGCCGCCCCGCTATCGGGCCATCGATGCCGCGGCGATTGCGGAAACGCGAGTGCCTGGCGCGGAACTCCGGGTGGTAGCAGGTGAAATCGCGGGCGTGAAGGGCCCGGCGGACACTCTGATGCCGGTGTTCCTCGCGCACGCTTCGGTCGAAGCCGGCGCCACCGTGAATATCGACATCGCGGCCTGCCACGAGGCGGCCGCGTACGTGATCGACGGCGAAGGCGGCTTCGGTGCCGGCGGCGAAGCGAAGGCGGCTACCGGCGATCTCGTCGTCTTCGCGAACGCGGCAGGCGCGCTCGTGGTCGCGAACACCGGCACGAAGGCGCTCGAGCTGATGGTGCTCGGGGGCGCTCCTGCGGAGGGTCCGCTCGTGTTCCACGGCCCCTTCGTCATGAACAGCATGGAGCAGGTGCGGGCTGCGGAAATCGCGTTTCGCACCGGCCGCATGGGAACCCTGGGATGA
- a CDS encoding tripartite tricarboxylate transporter substrate binding protein, whose amino-acid sequence MFPRPLVVAAALLVAAFPSLAQTWPAKPVRIVVPFPAGGPTDVLTRSIADKLGAQLGHPVVVENKPGAGGAIGADFVAKSAADGYTLVMATTSTHSIGPYLAKLPYDPVKDFTPIVWVGNATNVLVVNNQLGVSSVKELIDLAKSEPGKLNYATSGVGTVVHLTTELFASMAGIKLTHVPYKGVQQSIPDLISGQVSILFDNIMTAQPHIKAGKVKALAISSPKRSPLVPDIPTVAESGLPGFQSVTWFGLLGPANTPRAVVDRVNIEINKALALPDIQARFAQMGFEPAGGTPAEFASTIQRDAEKWSKVIREAGVQAN is encoded by the coding sequence ATGTTCCCCCGCCCGCTCGTCGTCGCCGCCGCCTTGCTCGTTGCGGCGTTTCCCTCGTTGGCCCAGACGTGGCCCGCGAAGCCGGTGAGGATCGTGGTGCCGTTCCCCGCGGGCGGCCCCACCGACGTCCTCACCCGGTCGATCGCGGACAAGCTCGGCGCCCAGCTCGGCCACCCCGTGGTGGTGGAAAACAAGCCCGGCGCGGGCGGTGCGATCGGCGCGGACTTCGTCGCCAAGAGCGCGGCCGACGGCTACACGCTCGTCATGGCCACGACCAGCACCCACTCGATCGGGCCGTACCTCGCGAAGCTTCCGTACGACCCGGTGAAGGACTTCACGCCGATCGTGTGGGTCGGCAACGCCACCAACGTCCTCGTGGTGAACAACCAGCTCGGGGTCTCCTCGGTGAAGGAGCTGATCGACCTGGCGAAGAGCGAGCCGGGCAAGCTCAATTACGCCACGAGCGGCGTGGGCACCGTGGTGCACCTCACCACGGAGCTTTTCGCCTCGATGGCCGGCATCAAGCTCACGCACGTGCCCTACAAGGGCGTGCAGCAGTCGATCCCCGACCTCATCTCCGGGCAGGTGTCGATCCTCTTCGACAACATCATGACGGCGCAGCCGCACATCAAGGCGGGCAAGGTGAAGGCGCTCGCGATCTCCTCCCCGAAGCGTTCCCCGCTGGTGCCCGACATCCCGACGGTCGCGGAATCCGGGCTCCCGGGTTTCCAGAGCGTCACCTGGTTCGGCCTGCTGGGGCCCGCCAATACACCCAGGGCGGTGGTCGACCGCGTCAACATCGAGATCAACAAGGCGCTGGCGCTGCCGGACATCCAGGCGAGGTTCGCGCAGATGGGGTTCGAGCCCGCCGGTGGCACCCCGGCCGAATTCGCCTCCACCATCCAGCGCGACGCGGAAAAGTGGTCGAAGGTGATCCGCGAAGCCGGCGTCCAGGCCAACTAG
- a CDS encoding LysR family transcriptional regulator, with translation MKLTFDALEVLDAIDRRGSFAAAADELHRVPSAITYSVQQMEEALDVLLFDRRGHRAKLTEAGRELLEEGRHLLRGAAELECRVRQVAKGWEAELRIAVDTLIGMDKLFGIVTEFYASNTGTRLKFLHEVLGGTWDALASGRADLAIGASGDAPAGAAYTARPLGRVDMVLVAAPFHPLAKEPLPITEATLLRYRAVSVADSSRLLPPRTLGLLSGQDVLTVASLDAKVAAHVAGLGVGWLPRWIAEREAWAQRLVILEPEATRPASEIVVAWRPSSAGKAAKWFVKRLEDPLVAASLLS, from the coding sequence ATGAAATTGACCTTCGATGCCTTGGAGGTGCTGGACGCGATCGACCGGCGAGGTTCCTTCGCGGCCGCGGCGGACGAACTGCACCGGGTTCCGTCAGCAATCACTTACTCCGTTCAGCAAATGGAGGAAGCCCTCGATGTCCTGCTGTTCGACCGGCGGGGCCACCGCGCCAAGCTGACCGAGGCGGGGCGCGAATTGCTCGAGGAGGGTCGGCACCTGCTTCGGGGGGCCGCCGAACTGGAATGCCGCGTGCGCCAGGTTGCCAAGGGCTGGGAGGCGGAGCTTCGCATCGCCGTCGATACGCTGATCGGCATGGACAAGCTTTTCGGGATCGTGACCGAGTTCTACGCATCCAACACCGGCACGCGGCTCAAGTTCCTGCACGAGGTGCTGGGCGGCACGTGGGATGCGCTCGCCTCCGGCCGAGCTGATCTTGCCATCGGCGCTTCGGGCGACGCGCCGGCCGGCGCCGCCTACACCGCGCGCCCGCTGGGACGCGTGGACATGGTCCTCGTCGCCGCCCCCTTCCACCCCCTGGCGAAGGAACCCCTGCCAATTACGGAAGCAACGCTCCTTCGATACCGGGCGGTGAGTGTTGCGGACAGCTCCCGGCTGTTGCCGCCGCGAACGCTGGGCCTGCTCTCGGGGCAGGACGTGCTCACCGTGGCTTCACTCGATGCCAAAGTCGCGGCCCACGTCGCCGGGCTTGGCGTGGGCTGGCTTCCGCGCTGGATCGCGGAGCGGGAAGCCTGGGCGCAGCGGCTCGTGATCCTGGAGCCGGAAGCGACCCGGCCGGCCTCGGAGATCGTGGTGGCGTGGCGCCCGTCCTCGGCCGGCAAGGCGGCGAAATGGTTCGTGAAGCGACTCGAGGATCCGCTCGTGGCCGCCTCCCTGCTCTCGTGA
- a CDS encoding efflux RND transporter permease subunit, whose translation MWITKTSINQPVFATMVMVALCVLGIFSYNRLRVERMPDITIPFVFIQIQYPGAAPEAVENDITKAVEEVVNTVNGVKVLRSNSFEGRSETYIEFRLDTNMDRAVQDVRDKIAMVRPGLPREARDPLVLRGDFDNAQPVVSLAVTSPTRTLRELTTLTDQVIVKRLQNVPGVGQVQVSGGVARQVLVNLRPAQMLSQAVGVDEVIAAIRASNMDVPAGKISHGPTEQLVRIEGRIKDPAGFARIIVARRANGPVYLGQVADIVDGEREADSLSRINGQPGLTISVLKVQDANIVEVGNGTKAAAAALAGSLPPDVELKIVYADVDFIEKALNGVKVTIVEGALLTIFIVFLFLHSWRSTIITGLTLPISVIATFVAVYIFGFTLNFLTLMALSLCIGLLIDDAIVVRENIVRHLGMGKDHYRAAREGTEEIGLAVMATTFAIVAVFVPVAFMAGIIGRFFFQFGITVAVAVLVSLFVSFTLDPMLSSIWHDPPEGRFAKVPWLGRLMNRVESGVEWAHHRYGVLLEWALGNRKKVLAIATTVFVASFFVLPLVGTEFVPESDEGRTSFRLTTPVGSSLEYTDAKTRQVEAILRGFPEVRVIAANVGTGEGRNVARVEVKLTDRRERPHLGQKDFEAKVRERIRAIPGIELSVGYNRPIWINLLGPSNEELEKLTADVMEKIAGIKGITDLESSLKANNPAITIKVKDELASDLGLTLSQIGSTVRPLVAGDVIGHWLAPDGQNYEVNVQLPRSDRRITSDLGELYVVSSKTGAGGAPVLVPLRQVVEFKESTSPQIIKRQELQRRVGIYANVEGRPSGDVGKEVQELLKTISLPPGYRFDVAGQTQDMQESFTAAVAALGMAVIFIYIILASQFGSFLQPLAIMASLPFTLIGVFLALLITGSTLNIFSIIGVILLMGLVTKNAILLVDFTNQGLRDGKSRHDAILAAGQVRLRPILMTTMAMIFGMLPMAIGSADGGEQNAPMGRAVIGGIITSTLLTLVVVPVLYTYLDAWGRKVSAWFARGKPAVPSGGAIADPVPSKPADD comes from the coding sequence ATGTGGATCACCAAGACCAGCATCAACCAGCCCGTCTTCGCCACGATGGTGATGGTGGCGCTGTGCGTCCTGGGCATCTTTTCGTACAACCGCCTGCGCGTCGAGCGCATGCCCGACATCACGATCCCGTTCGTCTTCATCCAGATCCAGTACCCCGGCGCCGCCCCCGAGGCCGTGGAGAACGACATCACCAAGGCGGTCGAGGAGGTGGTGAACACCGTCAACGGCGTGAAGGTTCTGCGCTCCAACTCCTTCGAGGGCCGCAGCGAGACCTACATCGAGTTCCGCCTCGACACCAACATGGACCGCGCGGTGCAGGATGTGCGCGACAAGATCGCGATGGTCCGCCCGGGGTTGCCGCGCGAGGCGCGCGATCCCCTGGTGCTTCGCGGGGATTTCGACAACGCGCAGCCGGTGGTATCGCTCGCGGTAACCTCGCCCACGCGCACCCTGCGCGAGCTCACGACGCTCACCGACCAGGTCATCGTGAAGCGCCTCCAGAATGTCCCCGGCGTGGGACAGGTGCAGGTTTCCGGGGGCGTCGCCCGCCAGGTCCTGGTGAACCTGCGGCCCGCACAGATGCTCTCGCAAGCGGTCGGCGTGGACGAGGTCATCGCCGCCATCCGCGCCTCCAACATGGACGTGCCCGCCGGCAAGATCTCGCACGGCCCCACCGAACAGCTCGTGCGCATCGAGGGCCGGATCAAGGACCCGGCCGGGTTCGCCAGGATCATCGTGGCGCGCCGCGCCAACGGGCCCGTGTACCTCGGGCAGGTCGCCGACATCGTGGACGGCGAGCGCGAAGCCGATTCGCTCTCGCGCATCAACGGCCAGCCCGGCCTCACGATCTCCGTGCTCAAGGTGCAGGACGCCAACATCGTCGAGGTGGGAAACGGCACGAAGGCCGCCGCGGCGGCGCTCGCCGGGTCGCTGCCGCCCGACGTGGAGCTGAAGATCGTCTATGCCGACGTGGACTTCATCGAGAAGGCGCTCAACGGCGTGAAGGTGACGATCGTCGAGGGGGCGCTCCTCACCATCTTCATCGTCTTCCTGTTCCTGCACTCGTGGCGCAGCACGATCATCACCGGGCTTACGCTGCCCATTTCCGTGATCGCGACCTTCGTCGCCGTGTACATCTTTGGCTTCACGCTCAACTTCCTCACCCTGATGGCGCTGTCGTTGTGCATCGGCCTGCTGATCGACGACGCGATCGTGGTGCGCGAGAACATCGTGCGCCACCTGGGGATGGGCAAGGACCACTATCGCGCCGCGCGCGAGGGCACCGAGGAGATCGGCCTGGCGGTGATGGCCACCACCTTCGCGATCGTCGCGGTGTTCGTCCCGGTCGCCTTCATGGCGGGGATCATCGGCCGGTTCTTCTTCCAGTTCGGCATCACGGTGGCGGTGGCGGTCCTCGTCTCGCTCTTCGTGAGCTTCACGCTCGACCCCATGCTCTCGTCCATCTGGCACGACCCGCCCGAGGGGCGCTTCGCCAAGGTGCCCTGGCTCGGCCGGCTGATGAACCGCGTCGAGAGCGGGGTGGAATGGGCCCATCACCGCTACGGGGTGCTCCTCGAGTGGGCGCTCGGCAACCGCAAGAAGGTGCTCGCGATCGCGACGACGGTGTTCGTCGCGAGCTTCTTCGTGCTCCCCCTGGTCGGCACCGAGTTCGTTCCCGAATCCGACGAAGGGCGCACTTCCTTCAGGCTCACCACGCCGGTCGGCTCGAGCCTCGAGTACACCGACGCCAAGACCCGCCAGGTCGAGGCGATTCTGCGCGGCTTTCCCGAGGTGCGCGTGATAGCCGCGAACGTGGGCACCGGCGAAGGGCGCAACGTCGCCCGCGTCGAGGTCAAGCTCACGGACCGCCGCGAGCGGCCGCATCTCGGCCAGAAGGATTTCGAGGCGAAGGTTCGCGAAAGGATCCGCGCCATTCCGGGCATCGAGCTTTCAGTGGGCTACAACCGGCCGATCTGGATCAACCTGCTCGGCCCATCCAACGAGGAGCTCGAAAAGTTGACGGCCGACGTGATGGAGAAGATCGCCGGAATCAAGGGCATCACCGACCTCGAGAGCAGCCTGAAGGCGAACAATCCGGCGATCACGATCAAGGTCAAGGACGAGCTCGCGAGCGACCTGGGGCTCACGCTGTCCCAGATCGGCTCCACGGTGCGCCCGCTCGTCGCCGGGGACGTGATCGGTCACTGGCTCGCCCCCGACGGGCAGAACTACGAGGTGAACGTGCAGCTGCCGAGGTCGGATCGGCGCATCACCTCCGACCTGGGCGAGCTGTACGTCGTGAGCAGCAAGACCGGCGCCGGCGGCGCGCCCGTCCTCGTGCCGCTGCGCCAGGTCGTCGAGTTCAAGGAGTCGACCAGCCCGCAGATCATCAAGCGCCAGGAACTGCAGCGGCGCGTGGGCATCTACGCCAACGTCGAGGGCCGCCCCTCGGGCGATGTGGGCAAGGAGGTGCAGGAACTCCTCAAGACCATCTCGCTCCCGCCGGGCTACCGCTTCGACGTCGCCGGCCAGACGCAGGACATGCAGGAGTCGTTCACGGCGGCGGTTGCGGCCCTGGGCATGGCGGTGATCTTCATCTACATCATCCTCGCCTCGCAGTTCGGCAGCTTCCTGCAGCCGCTGGCGATCATGGCGTCACTGCCCTTCACGCTGATCGGCGTGTTCCTGGCGCTCCTCATCACCGGCAGCACGCTGAACATCTTCTCCATCATCGGCGTCATCTTGCTGATGGGGCTGGTGACGAAGAACGCGATCTTGCTGGTGGACTTCACCAACCAGGGGCTGCGCGACGGAAAGTCGCGGCACGACGCAATCCTCGCCGCCGGCCAGGTGCGGCTGCGCCCGATCCTGATGACGACGATGGCGATGATCTTCGGGATGCTGCCGATGGCGATCGGCTCGGCCGACGGCGGGGAGCAGAATGCGCCGATGGGGCGCGCGGTGATCGGCGGCATCATCACCTCGACGCTGCTCACGCTGGTCGTGGTGCCCGTGCTCTACACCTACCTCGACGCCTGGGGCCGCAAGGTCTCCGCCTGGTTCGCGAGGGGCAAGCCGGCCGTACCGTCCGGCGGCGCCATCGCCGACCCCGTCCCCTCCAAACCCGCCGACGACTGA